Within Aspergillus oryzae RIB40 DNA, chromosome 2, the genomic segment ATATAGTCCCCTACCGTATATCCGGGTTGGGCTCTGTGAGCGGAAATCTCAGCCCTGAGCTTTTTCTGCATGGCTTGGTCCTTCGCCAAGTGCTGAAAGATAAGCGCTAAGATAGATCCGGTTATATCAATATTCGTGAAAAGCATTTCATCCAGAGATTGTAGAAACTGGAAGGGCATTAGTTACATTCGAGTGGGTGTTCGAGCTTGACTTACCTCCGGAAGGCTCATGTCACCGGCTTCGACACCTACGTATATCTTTTCTGCTGGACACGAGAGCTTTTTCTACAGGCTTATCAGATACTCCTGGATATAACATTGGGACGACGGTACCTCTCTTGCAAGCTTGATCTGGGCGAGGTTGAAAGCCTTCCACTGCGTCTGGAACGAGTCCATCAGTCGCTTCTCAGCAGTCGGCAATTTATTATACCATTTGGACATCACTCGCTTGTTGAGAAACGCGACGAAAATGATCTTCTCGTGAAGTTCGTTCATAGTACTTAGAATGGCGTAGTTCTTTGCGTATGGTTAGCCGCATTCAAATTGTCAATGTTCCAGGCCACACACTTCCTCACTGAACGTCTCGCCATAGATGCTGATCGCGATGGACCTCAGGGACAGATCCTTGCACCGCTTCTTCACATCCTGCACAAACACATCTTTCTGGGTGCTCCTTCTGGTTGGGTTCTCTGACAGATGACTGACCCAAGAGTCAATCTCCTGAGAGAATCGTTTCATCATGGAACGGCTGGCTCGATAGGAAAATTCCGGGTCCATATGACTACGCGCAAGCTTCCACTTGGTGCCTCCCAGCTGTCCCACACATTGTCCTAGAAGTCTACATATGATGGTGGTTATGAGAAGTTGGAGACTGTACTTGTGAGGTCCCACTTACTGCCCTGCATAGTCACCCATATTCATGTTTTCAGGCTTGTAATGCGAGTTGGCGTCCTTTCGGTGGAATTCCTGGAGATGCTCTGGTGCGAAAATAACGAGCTCCTTCAATTTTCCGTTATGAATGAGATATGGCTCTGAACCGGCAAGGTCCTCGCCAGCCTTTGACAGTTGTTTCCTGCATGGATAATGTCAGTGTGGTTCCTATAGCCCAGAGTCAATTGGTCTCTATACCCATGAGTGAATCTCATGAACCGCGTATTGTCCGGATATTCCTTGATGCTCTGGCTCTCATCATTCTTGAATTCCTGGCGCAAGTTTTCCGTTAGTGACTGGATTGATGCTGGTAGCGATTAGAAGCATGTTCCGTACATCTGTTCCTACGAAGAAGTTTGAAAGTGCCAGGTAGATCACAATACTagccaccaccgccaccgcgGCGGCAATCCCTATCTTGGGCAGCTTCATATGGCTACCGGCAAGGAAGTCAGACTTCATAGGCGAGGCCATTTTTTGTCCTTCCTGGAAGACGAGTTGAGTACGCAAGTTTGGAATTCACTGGTTGACGATAGTCCAGGACTGAATCTTCATGTCCACGAAGGCTATACTCATAGACCACGAATGCCAGGTGTTTGTTGCCATACTTCTCCCGCATACCTCCGCTCTCTCTGCGAGCGTCGACCGCTCCTCAGCTCATCCGAACGGAATATGTCCGGCTTATGTGAGCCGGGCTTTCCCCCCGCACGAAACCTACCAGTGGTTCTGCCCCGTATTCCTCGCTTCCACTCAACATAATAACCATTGTTTGTGCTACAGAACTTGAAGCCTAAAGGCCGTCCGCATGATTTTATCCACCACTCGAGCCCACCTGCCGGTGAAAAAGGCCGTGGTAGCGTTGTAATAGTGTGTCACAGGATTGCCATCCTAGGCTAGGGGTGAGCATTTACCGGCGTGCGAAGACGTAGATCTGGGGGAGGAATCCTTCGACCGGGGTGAGAGCGATCGCAATATGATTGTCTCTCGTGCTTATCATTGGGGGCGAGAAAAGGGCGGACGATGAGCATCGGCCATTTAGCCGGAAGGGCCTAGAAATCTCGGCCGAGCTGGTATTTGTGTCCTTtcggtctttcttcttgttcgtGGAATAACAGGCAGTTCGGCCAGATGGCCTGCGACTGTGTAAGATCCTGGTCGTTTTGCTTGCTCCGTCTGTCCTGCTCGTTTCTAAAATGGGACTTTTACAAATCATACACTAATAACAAGCCCCCCTGCTGCGACCTCAATCCTGCCTGGCTGGCTTGGCGCAAGAGGGGATTACTAGGATAGATTAGACCACATTGACACGTCTTATTATGAATACACCGTGCTGAGTAAGTATCTATCTAATTATTTCGCCGTGTATTCTGGTAAAGACCATAATTGGTTCATCATATTGGCGGGATCCGTCAGCAGGGAGGGACTCGAGTTCACGCTGCAGATGCGATGCCCCAGTCTCACACCAGTCAGAGGCGTATTCAGAGATATGCCCAAGGAAAACGCCCTCCAGGCCACCACAATGATGGCATTGGAGACCTGTTCAAGTGAGGCATAGCTAAAGTCTACAGCTACGGATCATGGAGGTGCTCCCAGAATCGTGTTTACAATAATAACACCTAAATATGTGGTTCATATACCATCGCAGAAGTGTTtgaattaattatttttttttttttttgaatcCCATAGTCTGTCCTATTAAGCACCGTAACTAACAAAACAAAATACCTCTGCACGGCATATGAGTTAGCTCTTTTCATGACTAAAATATCTTAACAACAATACGTCAAAAGGGCCTCGTACCCGGACCCTAATTAAAAATACCACATCAAATACGAACAATAGCCTCAGGaaactttctttttttttttttttcttttcgtgtATTCTAAATTTCAAAGGATATCTCAACCCCACTTCACCAAAACAACTATATGTCAATAAGGTCGCGTCTTGAATGCCTTATTCCCAACAGGATATATTTGAAATCCGCCTGCATGGAGGCTCTCTTTTACCATGTGGTTTTATTCTATCTGCTGTTAGGAACTACTATTACTGGGGGTAGGCAACTACTGGAACGGTTACATCGCCAAGTATCCATGGATATATTTCAGATGGCCAAGTTGCTGGGATAGCTTAGAGAATACGAGATGAGTGATTCTAGTATGATAGGACGTCCACTGTTAAACGCCAAGAGTGGCCCCCCTTCAGCCCATGTGGTAAAACGCCACTGTACGCCGTATGCGAGATAACCAGACTGTGCAACGTGATGAGGCACGCCTAGACGCCCAAGACATATACACCAGGGTACAGAGCGGGGAAGAAATGTCCAGAGATATGATATTGTTCCCTCTCAGAATTTCTGCAAGTcatctcaatcaaccaatcTCAGTTCCCTTCGCCAGATAACGTATTCTTAAGTTCGCTTTCAAAGaagtcaaggagaaggaggtatTTCGACAGTAATGCTTCAACAGGAAGGCACCACGGATTCGGCAATTTCCCACGCCATCCATGGATGCTTCGTGCTTGGTAGCGCCACAGCATGTTAACTGCAACACCACTGATCGCCCTAGTTTCGGTTGGCCCCATATAAGCCTGCTGATGGCATTAAGAATAAGCGGCTCGCTCCTCCAGCTGGGATCTTACGAACTCATGCTGGTTACTTGTCTCTCTGCTCTGGCGTAGCATTATTCACGTTGCTCCTCTATATCGGTTATTTCCATTGATCTTCTGCCCTTTACCTCTACGCCAATGGATGGAAGCTCCAGACCACTACCCCAAACCGCGCAGCGTAAACGTCGACGCCCAGTCTTAGCCTGCGATCGATGTCGGAGACGAAAGATTCGGTGCGACCGTAAGGTCCCCTGCAGTCACTGTCTTAGGACCGGGTATGCCAGCACATGTACATACCTGGCCAACTCGAATTCCTCATTTCCCGAAGAGGACCTGCCAGGGCTCGACACCACAGATCCTGCCATGGACATGGCTACTTCACATCCAAACCACGGGCACGACCGCGTGCCCACTGACAGCGGCATCGGCCACTCTCCTCCTGCCCAGGTCGAGCCAATTCCGAGCGAGGGCGAGATGTACGGGGATTTCTGGGATCCACTCTTTGTGATCCACAACACTATCTCCACCCACAAACATCGCGATCCTGCTAGCACCCCAGCGAGCCTGGGCCACGTACCCAGGCACACACCGGCACAGGCGCCAACAGAGGTCCAGGTGCTCATTCAACGGGTGCGTCAGCTGGAGCAGAAGGTCTTCAGCCAACAAGAACCAGAGAGTTCTCTAGCAGCTCCCCATATTCAACAGCGCCATCCGCAGGCACGACGCACGGTGTGCCAGGCGAATCTTCTGGGCAAGAGTCACTGGCTGGTGGGGTTTGCGCAGGTAAGCTAAATATATAGATGTATCTATCACCAAGTGCTGACCCAATCTAGTTCGATACAATTGTGCATACACTAAATAACCGACTTCAGGATAATGATGTGGAGTTCCGTGCTCTGTTTGTTAAATGTCAGCGGCTCTCGCGAGCAATCCAGCAACAATATAGTCTGCGCGCTTCCTCTCTGCAGGCCTTGGACGGCAGCCTGCCATCACAGGAGGCCTGCGATGTCTGTGTCAATGCATACTGTCGCACTTTCGAATCCGTGCTGCGAATTCTCCATGTACCCACCTTCCGACAAGTATACAATGAGATGTGGACAGGCTCACAGCCGACCAGCAGACTGTTCTTGTTAAAACTGCAGCTAGTCATCGCCATCGGAGCCCGTGTGGTAAACCAATCAGACATGCTTGGCACGCCTGACATGGCCTCCCGCTGCGTGGCTTGGATCCAGGAGGCCCAGCAATGGCTGCACGCCCCAGGGGAAAGTCTGCAGGCTAGTGTGGATGGCATTCAACTTTACTGCCTTGTCCTACTTACACGAATAGTATGCGCCGTGGATGCAAGTCTTGTGTATGTATCCACTGGCGCACTCCTGCAGAAGGCGCAGCAACTGGGACTTCATCGTGACCCGTCTCATTTCCCTGCAATGCCGGTATTCCAGGCTGAGATTCGCCGCCGACTATGGTGCACCGTCTGCGAACTAGTTCTCCAGTCTAGTACGGACTCAGGGACCCCACCGCTCATATCTTGCGATGAATTCGACTGTAGACCTCCTGCTAATCTAAACGATACGAATCTTGGTACAGCCAGCGAGCCTGAGCCAAGTAACATATTAACACaaacctccttctcaattcTCCTTATGAGATGCTTGCCGGTTCGCGTACAAGTGGCAAAGGTCTTAAATAGCGTCCAGCTAGATCCCTCGTACAGCGAAGTGCTCCGTCTTGGGGAAGAGCTCACCGCAGCATGTCACTATAATACGCAAATGATTAAATCTATGTCTCCCGACCACGAGCAGCCGACCCTGTTCCAGCTGGAGCTCCTTAACTTGCTAACCTATAGatttctcctttgcctccATCAACCGTTTGCCATGAAAGCTCGGAAGAACCTCGCCTATTACTTTTCACGCCGGGTCTGCTTAGAGACGGCAATCCAGATACTGGCGGGTCACCCAACAACGCCTTCCGGACAAAATGTTAACGACTATTTGAATGTGAAACGCTACTCTAGCGGGCTGTTTAGAGACCCATATTTACTTGCCTCCGTGACTGTGGGACACGAGATCCTCTGCGTAACAGAGGGCGATTGGTTTTCCTGCCAACCTGTCTCCCCGCTCACAAACAACCTGTCGTCTACGCCCAACAAAAGCCAGCAGGTTCCTCGCACAGTTTTAGAAGAATACGTAGGCTTGAGTGAATGCCGGTTAAAAGACGGCGCACAAATAGATATCAAAACCTATGTGTTGTTATCGTGTATCATAGCCCAGATTAAAGCTGCCGAAACTGGGTCACCTCAGGACGATGCGGTCCTATCGGCGGCAGTGGACAGTCTGGAAAAGTGCCACATAGTTCTTGTCGACAGGTACAAGAGCCTAGCACAATCGCGGGAGTCACCTCAACCTCTACAGGTATATGGTGGGTCTAATGTGCCGTGTCGACTGGGTAAGGGTTCCAATGACATCTTGGACATCAACGAAACGGGGGAAGGCGAGGCATGGTCTGATTTCGATGTGAGCCAGGTGTGTGTGATGTGTCACAGTCGATATGATCTTACTTCTGACTGCATACAGGCTGAGTGGTCCCTGCAGGTTGAATACCCTGATCTGGACTGGAATTTGCTGAATACTTGGTCGGCTTGTGTCCCTGGTTCTGATTCAGGGGCAAGTTGAATTGTTATATTCTCATCTGAAAGCTTGAGGTTTATATGGATAGTGAACACCAGATTCATTCCCAAACAACCACATTCTTCAAAGTCTATATCGCGTGTAGAGCTCTTCTGCCCCGAGCGGGTCTTGGTTCAAACCACCCCGGACAATACGGAGGCTGCTCCTGTCGAGAACGTAGTGGTTAGAAGGCAATCAAAGTTGCTAGGCTCTCGCGAAGGAACGATACGTGCAAAGGGAGGGAAcggaaagggaagggaaaggaagctgaaagagggaagagataTGGCCTACTTCCGTTGTGAAAGTCTTGACACTGTCCACAATTCACAGGAGAAATCAGCCAGCCTTTGCTCTTATGCAAGTTCCCTGACTAACGTCTAGCATTTCATTACAATGTAAGAAATAGCCACCGTAGTGagcatggagaagatgtttgCAATTCTAAAACAGTCTTTGCAATGAAATGGGGACCCAGCGCCAATATTCGGTGACGAAAGCAGCAAGAACAACGACGGTCTTGATACCGTCTAACCAACGAAGACGCGCTCATGCAAGGGGTCATGGGCGAAGCTAACAGATCGACTAACATCCAAGGTGTTCCTGGTGTCTAGTTGTGAAGTTCAACGAGTAGGGCAATCGACGATATGTTCTGCCATACTGCCACCAGACACTGTTGGCAAAACCAACAAACCTACATAATAATAGACCGCCTCCTCTGCTACTTCTTGCCACTACCCTTGTCCAGCACGCTCCGGAAAACCGCCATCGTGTGTTCCCAGGCTCTCTCCGGCATGCCTAGCGCCCGGTACGCCTGAAGGACGGTGTCGTCCATCACGATGTCGGACGTGTGCTTCATCCGATAGAACCCCGGAGCAGCCACGATCCCATTGTGTGGGGGGCTCTGCAACTGCTTCTGCCATTGTTGCGACAAGTCCACGGTTGCTTCGTAGAGTCGGCGCTCGCCAGACTCAGCCAATGGCATGGCCACCACATAGAACACCGGCAGCAGGACGGCCTGCAAGACGAGCATGAGCATCCCTTTGAGCCATCTCCAGAGCACCAGCCTCGAGCGAGTGCGCTCCGgggattgaaggaaactAGCCACGATTTCCGTCTGCACTTTCCCGGGGGACTCGTGCACAAAGTCCACGGAGGGTTTCTTGTGCGCCAGGTGTTCCAGCGCCAAGGTGTTCATTAGGGTGGTGTGGGCAACGTGGTTCAGCATGGTGTAGCTTTTCTCCGACTGCAGATCTTCGGGCACAAAGGGCAGGGCACGTTCATTGCCACCGTTTAAGACGCTGAAGACTCGAGGTCGTCGATTGGACGGCTCATCCGGGTAATTTGTCTTGGCGGTTCGCTCGAGAAGTGGAAGGAGATTCACCGTGAATCGTAGGCGACCATAGTATGCCAAGGAGGTCAGCTCTTCCAGCCCCTCTGGTGTATCTTTCAGATCACGGATCAGCATTGTAAAAGCTGCATGCAAGGGATGCCTTTCTTACAGGACGGATGCCCGTTAGGCAGGTAGCCAGGACTCATGAACAAGAGGTCCAGCTGGGATTCCTTGCGGAGCACTAGGTTGCAGATGCGGTCTACCTCGGACAGCAATGAGATCTGCCCGTAGATGGCCACCAGCTTGGCTCTGCGGTTGAGTCGCTGCAACTCCGCAATCCTCAGGGCGAACTGGGCGGTTGACCGACAAACTATATACACGGTCGGTTCGTCAATGCGCTGGATCAATTCCATGATGGTGGCCAGTCCAATCCCCTTGGTCGCTCCAACAAATAGCGAGACATGGCGATGGCCCGCCCAGGCATCTCGGAGGCCTGCGTTGTGGGCACGAATCTCTCTAAGGGAAACCATGGTGGCTGCTGAGGATACAAATTACTCAGAGTACCAGGCGCCCGCCGGGGGATGTTGTATGAATGCTCTAAAATCCATCAAACAGAAGAGACTCCACTGCAGTCGGGCTGACTTTTTGTTCTAGTGGAGTCTGCGTTAGGGCTAGAGTAAGATAAGCCCGTTCTCCGCACCGTCTCCGGACCTTGTGCGCCACGTTACTCGGCCGCTGTAGTTCTTATGCTCCATCTACGTCTTTTATGAAGCATAGCAGATACAAATTGGATGATTCGAATCTTCTCTTGTCATCACCATGCGCGGTAGCTTCTTGCTGGTATTCAGAGAATCCTGCTACACTTTCACCCCCTCGTCCGCGCCACACCATGCCTGCCTCCATTCATTTTGAGATCTCGGCCACTCAACGGGCGATCAAGATTAAGGGCCCCGGGCAAGCCTCGGTTGAGAAAGGATGTCCGGTTCCCGCTTGTCAGCCTGAGGATATCCTGGTGCGGGTAGTCTGTGTCGCTCTCAACCCTGTCGATTGGAAGTCTGCCGATCTCTCGCCCAGCCTCGATGCCACCTGGGGCACGGACTTCTCCGGAGAGGTAGTTGTGGTAGGTGAAGCCTGTCAATCCCGCTTTGCGCTGGGTGATTCGGTCTGTGGTGCGGCCTTTGGGAATAACCCCGAGGATGCCACCCAGGGAGCCTTCGCCGAGTATGTGGCCATTCCCGGCGAGCTGGTGTACAAGATCCCTCCGGACATGTCCTTCGAGCAGGCAGCTACGGTAGGCACGGGCTTGGCTACGGCCGGTCTGACGCTCTACCAAACACTCGGTTTGTCATGGCCCGATCAACCTGTCCAGGACGCACAGTATGTTCTAGTCTACGGCGGAGGAACCGCGTCCGGGTGCTTCATGATCCAGCTTCTTCGGCTGTAGGTTTTAAGGCTTCTATGCCATTTATCCCCAAGAGTACAGGAGACTGACCAAGTCCTGTCCACAGGTCCGGCTACATCCCCGTCACCACCTGCTCGGCAAAAAGCTTTGACCGTGTCAAGCAGCTTGGGGCCGCCGAAGCCTTCGACTATCACTCCCCGGGCTGCGGCTCCGAGATCCGCGAGTACACGGAGAACTCCATCAAATATGCCGTGGACTGCATCACCAACATCGACTCCATGAAATGCTGCTATACGGCTATCGGCAGCTCCGGTGGTCAGTACGTCGCCCTTGATCCGTTCCCTATCCGCGGCCACACGCGCCGGAATGTCAAGGCGCGCTGGATTATCGGATACACTATCTACGGCCGTCCGATTAACTGGAAGCACCCTTTTAAGCGGGATGCGCAGCCCCAGGATCGCGAATTTGCAAAGAGGTGGTATCCCGTGGCACAGCGGCTCTTGGACGAGGGCAAACTGCAACTCCACCCACTACAAGTCGAGACTGGAGGACTCCCAGGGGTGATCGAGGGGGCTAACCGGAGCCGTAAACATCAGGTAACTGGGGTGAAGCTGGTTTATTGTGTTTGAGATAGCTGTAGCTAGCTAGAATCTAGgcaatgtatgtatcttcCCGTTGTAGGAACAGCATAAAGTACAGCAGGACCCAGCCTGTGTTGAATCAAAgctggatttggatttgTCAGACAAGCCTTCCAcattccatttctcgtaTTTTAGACGCTTCAGCTTGTAGCTATTGCCCATGGCTCAACATCGCTACGTCCCTAGATTACCTCCCTTACGCAGTCTTTACAGCTACATTCACCCCATGCAAATTGCTCGGCCCAATCCGCATGATGGCCTTGTATGGCCGCTCATCTCGGGGCTCCAGAGTGCGAAACCGCTGCACAAAGCGCAGGAGCACGTATGATGCCTCCGTATCGACGAGCACATGCGCAGGGCAGATGCGCGGGCCTCCTCCAAAGGGGACGAACTTCCACAGAGGCCGGACATCTCCCCAACGCTCCGGGCGGAAGACCTCGGCATCAGGGCCCCAGTTGTCTGGGTCCCGGTGCATGAGGTACCGGTTGGCATGGACGATGTCTCCtttttggatgaagatgggttGGCTTTGATCTGGGCCTCCTCCGACCGGCAGCGTAGTGTCTTCCAGAGCAATCCGTACCATCTGGATGCCGTTCGGGTACAAACGATGGGCTGCCAGCTGGTTAGTCGAGAAGTCCTTCCAAGGGGATTGGCCGACATGCACTCACTCTCGTTGATGACATATCGCAGGTAGCGCAGTCCACGCAGTTTCTCAAACGTAATCTCCTGGTCTCCCAGGGCGAGCACCTCCTCCCGCAGTGTTTGATACACATGGGGATGTCTTGCCAGGGCGTAAATAGCGTTGCTGATGAGAATCGATGTCGTGTCGTTGGAGGGGATGAAGACGGCCATAATTTGGCCCCGCAAAGCTTCCTTATCTTGCAGCTGCTGTACCATGTCCCATAGCAGGTCGGTACGACCGTCAGGCTGATTCTCCGTGCATGAGGTGCCCTTGCCGCTCTTAACGTCCTGCAGCTGCGTCAGACTGGCATCGATGCGCTCGTCCACGAAATCCCGGACGATCTTCACATTTTCCATCCACACTGGGTCACGGTGGAGGAACATCAGCTTTGACATGGTCAGACGCACGCGGATGCCTCGCATTGTGTCGACCATGGCCTTGGCCACCTTCACATTCTCGGGATGGGTGAGGGAGTCGACGGTCTTGCCAAATAGGAACTCGCTCGAGGTATCAAGGAACTACGGTTCCCGTTTGGTCAGCCATGCTGCGTTCCACTATACATGCTGAAAAGCTCATACGAACGAAGCTTACCCATCGTTGCAGCAACGGCTGCATGTCAAAGGTCGAACCATCGGTCGGCACCAGGTCCAGCAGACGATTCACAAACACCTCCAGACGGGCGAGGTTTGAGTATCCGTCGCGTGTGAAATAGGGCTTGATGATATTGCGACTGAAATCCCACATCGGTCCGTCAACAGTACTGACTCCGGGCCCAGCAACAGGGTCGGCGGCTCCGCTTCCCCGACGAAGCGGTTCCAGGCCAAACTCGCGCCAGTATGTGGTCGACATGGCCTTCATGTTCTCGGACTCGGATGTGTAGATGGCTCGCGACCCGAGAAAGTTGGCCTGGAAGGTCTTGACGCCCTGGGCCGCGA encodes:
- a CDS encoding fungal specific transcription factor domain-containing protein (predicted protein), whose amino-acid sequence is MDMATSHPNHGHDRVPTDSGIGHSPPAQVEPIPSEGEMYGDFWDPLFVIHNTISTHKHRDPASTPASLGHVPRHTPAQAPTEVQVLIQRVRQLEQKVFSQQEPESSLAAPHIQQRHPQARRTVCQANLLGKSHWLVGFAQDNDVEFRALFVKCQRLSRAIQQQYSLRASSLQALDGSLPSQEACDVCVNAYCRTFESVLRILHVPTFRQVYNEMWTGSQPTSRLFLLKLQLVIAIGARVVNQSDMLGTPDMASRCVAWIQEAQQWLHAPGESLQASVDGIQLYCLVLLTRIVCAVDASLVYVSTGALLQKAQQLGLHRDPSHFPAMPVFQAEIRRRLWCTVCELVLQSSTDSGTPPLISCDEFDCRPPANLNDTNLGTASEPEPSNILTQTSFSILLMRCLPVRVQVAKVLNSVQLDPSYSEVLRLGEELTAACHYNTQMIKSMSPDHEQPTLFQLELLNLLTYRFLLCLHQPFAMKARKNLAYYFSRRVCLETAIQILAGHPTTPSGQNVNDYLNVKRYSSGLFRDPYLLASVTVGHEILCVTEGDWFSCQPVSPLTNNLSSTPNKSQQVPRTVLEEYVGLSECRLKDGAQIDIKTYVLLSCIIAQIKAAETGSPQDDAVLSAAVDSLEKCHIVLVDRYKSLAQSRESPQPLQVYGGSNVPCRLGKGSNDILDINETGEGEAWSDFDVSQAEWSLQVEYPDLDWNLLNTWSACVPGSDSGAS
- a CDS encoding uncharacterized protein (predicted protein), which codes for MASPMKSDFLAGSHMKLPKIGIAAAVAVVASIVIYLALSNFFEFKNDESQSIKEYPDNTRFMRFTHGKQLSKAGEDLAGSEPYLIHNGKLKELVIFAPEHLQEFHRKDANSHYKPENMNMGDYAGQLLGQCVGQLGGTKWKLARSHMDPEFSYRASRSMMKRFSQEIDSWSSVREPNQKEHPERCVCAGCEEAVQGSVPEVHRDQHLWRDVHTMNELHEKIIFVAFLNKRVMSKWYNKLPTAEKRLMDSFQTQWKAFNLAQIKLAREVPSSQCYIQEYLISL
- a CDS encoding uncharacterized protein (predicted protein), with translation MLIRDLKDTPEGLEELTSLAYYGRLRFTVNLLPLLERTAKTNYPDEPSNRRPRVFSVLNGGNERALPFVPEDLQSEKSYTMLNHVAHTTLMNTLALEHLAHKKPSVDFVHESPGKVQTEIVASFLQSPERTRSRLVLWRWLKGMLMLVLQAVLLPVFYVVAMPLAESGERRLYEATVDLSQQWQKQLQSPPHNGIVAAPGFYRMKHTSDIVMDDTVLQAYRALGMPERAWEHTMAVFRSVLDKGSGKK
- a CDS encoding uncharacterized protein (predicted protein) produces the protein MNNAISEPRITPSLRPSPKMQAPTLTSASAEGSDTTAHGCGGCTHFACQPIIMFTLTEYFIAACVWLVLYKVGNLLWNRHHYFKQQKARGCGEIKHYRHRDPILGLDFVYTLSKAFKEHRWLPWQQELFAAQGVKTFQANFLGSRAIYTSESENMKAMSTTYWREFGLEPLRRGSGAADPVAGPGVSTVDGPMWDFSRNIIKPYFTRDGYSNLARLEVFVNRLLDLVPTDGSTFDMQPLLQRWFLDTSSEFLFGKTVDSLTHPENVKVAKAMVDTMRGIRVRLTMSKLMFLHRDPVWMENVKIVRDFVDERIDASLTQLQDVKSGKGTSCTENQPDGRTDLLWDMVQQLQDKEALRGQIMAVFIPSNDTTSILISNAIYALARHPHVYQTLREEVLALGDQEITFEKLRGLRYLRYVINESECMSANPLGRTSRLTSWQPIVCTRTASRWYGLLWKTLRCRSEEAQIKANPSSSKKETSSMPTGTSCTGTQTTGALMPRSSARSVGEMSGLCGSSSPLEEARASALRMCSSIRRHHTCSCALCSGFALWSPEMSGHTRPSCGLGRAICMG
- a CDS encoding uncharacterized protein (predicted protein) encodes the protein MPFQFLQSLDEMLFTNIDITGSILALIFQHLAKDQAMQKKLRAEISAHRAQPGYTVGDYISKQNTLLHFSLLESIRVTPAMSPSALGDSTFLLTRQRSWT
- a CDS encoding zinc-binding alcohol dehydrogenase family protein (predicted protein), which encodes MPASIHFEISATQRAIKIKGPGQASVEKGCPVPACQPEDILVRVVCVALNPVDWKSADLSPSLDATWGTDFSGEVVVVGEACQSRFALGDSVCGAAFGNNPEDATQGAFAEYVAIPGELVYKIPPDMSFEQAATVGTGLATAGLTLYQTLGLSWPDQPVQDAQSGYIPVTTCSAKSFDRVKQLGAAEAFDYHSPGCGSEIREYTENSIKYAVDCITNIDSMKCCYTAIGSSGGQYVALDPFPIRGHTRRNVKARWIIGYTIYGRPINWKHPFKRDAQPQDREFAKRWYPVAQRLLDEGKLQLHPLQVETGGLPGVIEGANRSRKHQVTGVKLVYCV